The following proteins are co-located in the Triticum aestivum cultivar Chinese Spring chromosome 1A, IWGSC CS RefSeq v2.1, whole genome shotgun sequence genome:
- the LOC123046618 gene encoding putative pentatricopeptide repeat-containing protein At5g52630 — MGKFRGKLSRPPDTNTSLRLAAQLQSCGRAGDLRLARRLHARFALTGAAAASAFLTNHLITMYSHCADVRSALRLFHAMPRPNLVSWTTLISGLAQNSMHRDALAAFASMRRAGLAPTQFALSSAARSAAALAAPGPGAQLHCVGVRLGFDGELFVASNLADMYSKSGLLADACRVFDQMPHKDTVAWTAMIDGYAKNGSLEKAALAFRDMKREGLVGTDQHVYCSVLSASGELKDGWLGRTIHSAVVKAGFELEVAVRNALTDMYAKAADMENAVRVVKIDPGGWNVVSATSLIDGYVETDSVEEALRIFLELQRRGVEPNEFTFSSMIKGCAMQALLEQGAQFHAHVIKTTIISDSFVSSTLMDMYGKCGLVSLSIQLFNEVEHHTDIAWNAVINVFAQHGHGREAIQAFDRMTSSGIRPNHITFVSLLTACSHAGLVDDGLKYFNSMKNAHGIEAKDEHYSCIIDMYARAGRLAEAEKFIHEMPTKPSVYGWCSLLGACRMRGNKELGEFAAEKIMELEPDNTGVHVSLSGIYASLGQWEDVKAIRKLMRDSRIKKLPGFSWVDANNKTHVFSSEDWSHPQQKKIYQKLEELYERIKEEGYVPDTRSLPSNLEDTAKERILRYHSERIAVAFALISMPATKPIIVKKNLRICVDCHSALKFISKVESRDIIVRDNSRFHHFAEGRCSCEDYW, encoded by the coding sequence ATGGGGAAATTCCGCGGCAAGCTCTCCCGCCCACCGGACACCAACACCTCACTCCGCCTCGCCGCCCAGCTCCAGTCATGCGGCCGCGCCGGCGACctccgcctcgcccgccgcctccATGCGCGCTTCGCGctcaccggcgccgccgccgcgtCTGCCTTCCTCACCAACCACCTCATCACCATGTACTCCCACTGCGCTGACGTCCGCTCCGCGCTCCGCCTCTTCCACGCCATGCCCCGACCCAACCTCGTCTCCTGGACCACTCTCATCTCCGGCCTCGCCCAGAACTCCATGCACCGCGACGCGCTCGCCGCGTTCGCGTCCATGCGCCGCGCGGGACTCGCACCCACGCAGTTCGCGCTCTCCAGCGCCGCGCGCTccgcggccgccctcgccgccccgggCCCCGGCGCGCAGCTGCACTGTGTCGGCGTCAGGCTCGGTTTCGACGGAGAGCTATTCGTCGCGAGTAACCTCGCGGATATGTACTCCAAGTCTGGGCTCTTGGCTGATGCCTGCAGGGTGTTTGATCAAATGCCGCACAAGGATACTGTTGCATGGACTGCCATGATCGATGGGTATGCCAAGAACGGGAgccttgagaaggccgctctagcTTTCCGGGACATGAAACGAGAGGGGCTAGTTGGAACTGACCAGCATGTGTACTGCAGTGTTTTGAGTGCATCGGGGGAGCTCAAGGATGGATGGCTTGGCCGAACCATCCACTCTGCTGTAGTGAAGGCAGGGTTTGAACTGGAGGTTGCTGTAAGGAATGCGCTCACTGACATGTACGCTAAGGCTGCGGACATGGAGAATGCTGTTCGTGTTGTGAAGATTGACCCTGGAGGTTGGAATGTTGTGTCAGCCACCTCGCTGATTGATGGCTACGTCGAGACTGATAGTGTTGAGGAGGCCCTTCGAATATTTCTTGAATTGCAGAGGCGAGGAGTTGAACCCAATGAATTTACTTTCTCGAGCATGATCAAGGGATGTGCCATGCAGGCTCTGCTTGAACAAGGCGCTCAGTTCCATGCTCACGTGATCAAGACAACTATTATCAGTGACTCCTTTGTCAGTTCCACCCTTATGGATATGTATGGTAAATGTGGCCTCGTTAGTTTGTCCATTCAGTTATTTAACGAGGTTGAACACCATACTGATATTGCTTGGAATGCGGTAATCAATGTATTTGCACAACATGGTCATGGTAGGGAAGCTATCCAAGCTTTCGATAGGATGACCTCAAGTGGTATCAGGCCAAATCACATTACATTTGTCAGCCTGCTTACAGCATGCAGTCATGCTGGGTTAGTGGATGACGGACTGAAATATTTTAACTCCATGAAGAATGCCCATGGTATTGAGGCTAAGGATGAGCACTATTCATGTATCATTGATATGTATGCTCGGGCTGGGAGACTAGCTGAAGCAGAGAAATTTATACACGAGATGCCTACCAAACCCAGTGTCTATGGTTGGTGCTCCTTGCTTGGAGCTTGCCGGATGCGAGGAAACAAGGAGCTGGGCGAGTTTGCGGCAGAAAAGATAATGGAGCTTGAGCCAGATAACACTGGTGTTCACGTATCCCTTTCTGGGATCTATGCATCATTAGGCCAATGGGAGGATGTGAAGGCAATCAGGAAGCTGATGAGGGATAGCAGGATTAAGAAGCTTCCTGGTTTTAGCTGGGTCGATGCTAATAACAAAACTCATGTTTTTTCATCCGAAGATTGGTCACATCCACAGCAGAAGAAGATATATCAAAAACTTGAGGAACTCTATGAGAGGATAAAGGAGGAAGGTTACGTCCCAGACACACGTTCCTTACCATCTAATTTGGAAGATACTGCAAAGGAGAGGATTCTGCGTTATCACAGTGAGCGGATTGCCGTAGCTTTTGCTTTGATAAGCATGCCTGCTACAAAACCAATCATTGTGAAGAAGAATTTGCGTATCTGTGTAGACTGTCATTCTGCACTGAAGTTCATTTCTAAGGTTGAAAGCAGGGATATTATTGTTAGAGATAACTCCAGGTTCCACCATTTTGCGGAAGGGAGGTGTTCCTGTGAAGATTACTGGTGA